The genomic segment aaacaaaaattggGGGAAAAGTTTCTATCAAAAGATTAGCTCAAACCGTTTGACTTAAAAGAATTGAACCCAACAAGGTAATGAATCCATATATGGCCTAGATATGAcaagttttttatttctaatttaaGAGAGAGATCTTTCAAATGCCTTTCATCCACAAAaagaacttttctttttttcctacTAATGGAGTTGAATACATCTTTGTAGtgatacaaaaaaaaaccttgcCATGTAAACTACATAAATCAAGCACATCACTTTTCTAACAGTGATTGAGCCTTTAAAACTAGGCAGTGAAGCTGCATCTGGAATTATCTGCAGAAGGCATGAGTACCAGCAAAAATCCCACAGTGGCACATTGAACATTCTTACATTGAAATTATCTGTGCAAGAATCCTGTACCTCATCATGAATACTTGAGGCAGCCTATCTCACCTTCTAATTCTAAGGCTGCATATTAACATCAACCTTTTTCTTCTGTTATTGAGCCTGTTCATATAAAAACAACATCCACCAAATTGAACTATTCTTCTCCTCAAAAACCTTAGCCAGTTAAATATATGAATCTGGGGAAGTATAGATAAGAGAGATTTTTGTATGTTATtataacaactttacaattgcATGTACAAAAGCTACTACAAATGCTCATGCCATCTAACCTATATTTCTGTATAGTTGTTCTTCTCATTCATGTCTCTTTCAGTGAGACATATCAATGAATTTGGCATCAAATTTTAGAATGCTACAATTGATATAGGTTACTATctgaaaatttaaagaagCTATCTTCCTATTGAACTTTGAATTTCTTGATTAAAGTTGACGCCAACAAGTAAACCTACCTTATCCATGTTGGGTACAAGCTCCTGAAGCTTTCTGATACGGTCACTGATTCGTGTTCTCCGAACCTAACCAAAAATAGTGATGAATAGTTAGAATTCCAAAGaaacaatattattttatatagtaCCAATGAATGTATTCATAAATGAAATATACTAACCCTTTCTGCAATGCTCCGAGGATGAGTAGCACAGCCACGCTTGGCACGGACCCTGCATGGTACTGAATCCTCCAAAAGCTTCTCCATATCCACATCTATCAAATTAGATACCCCACTAGAAATCTGACCACGTTGCTCTCCTTTCTACCCAAAAAtttgaaagggaaaaacaaagaaggaaACAGAAAGGTATTGTAAATGCAGAATTccaacaatttaaactcaagTCAAGCATAATATGATTTTGCTAAAAGGAGAACTGTAGACATTTCCCCTTTTGGCTAGAAATAAGTGGTTATTAGTTAGTCATGCTTTTGAAAACACTATTGAAAGTCTAAACCTCCAGCACTATGAAAAGAAGACTAATGACTATAATAAAGGGGCAATTCGAAGACAGCAGAAACATAAACAAATTAACTAGTATTTCAAAACCCAATTCATAGAAAACAGAAACAGGTAAAGCAACAAGCATTCCAAGTTCATTTAGTATAATTATCTCTTACCAACTGAGACTGAAACTTTGTTGGCGGGTACTGCGTATCAAGTTCTCTGGCCCGCTTACTCGAGGGAGAAGCATCGATATTTGGTGataaatagtcataatttgcTGGAATTCCAAAGTTTGAGAAGTAGGCATCAGAGGCAGCACCGGAATTATTCCCCAGAAAATCAGCCGGAGAACTGTTTTGCCTCTGAAAGCCAGTAGGTTCAAACAACCCAGCTGGATCAGCTGAGCTGGAGAAAGGCCCTGAATCTCTAGTGGCAGGTGTTGTTGAATTGGCAGTGAGTAGCTGTGTCAAGCACTGGTTAGGCTTTAAAGggtcctcttcttcttcctcaagAAGTGCTTCTAACCAGGTGGCTGGAGCCGAGCGGAACCGAGCGAGTCCACCTCGACTCAAttcaccaccaccaccaccaccaccactaGAGCTGCCGCTTCCGCCAGGCGTCGGTTTCATCTGCTTCAAGTTCAGTTCGAGGAGCtagctttttctcttattgGTGTTTGCGAACCTCTTCAAGCTTcaatggagaagaagaaaaaaagaactatGGAAACCCTTTCCTTTTGTTGCTTTACCTTTTAAGACAAAACCAGAAACATTTACAGTATTATTATACagcattagtaatttttaCATGTGAATATGCCCTAACTGtagttttgtttatttttggcAAGTTT from the Theobroma cacao cultivar B97-61/B2 chromosome 8, Criollo_cocoa_genome_V2, whole genome shotgun sequence genome contains:
- the LOC18593029 gene encoding transcription factor bHLH80 isoform X3, whose product is MKPTPGGSGSSSGGGGGGGELSRGGLARFRSAPATWLEALLEEEEEDPLKPNQCLTQLLTANSTTPATRDSGPFSSSADPAGLFEPTGFQRQNSSPADFLGNNSGAASDAYFSNFGIPANYDYLSPNIDASPSSKRARELDTQYPPTKFQSQLKGEQRGQISSGVSNLIDVDMEKLLEDSVPCRVRAKRGCATHPRSIAERVRRTRISDRIRKLQELVPNMDKQTNTADMLDEAVEYVKYLQKQIEELTEHQRKCKCKTKE
- the LOC18593029 gene encoding transcription factor bHLH80 isoform X2 — protein: MKPTPGGSGSSSGGGGGGGELSRGGLARFRSAPATWLEALLEEEEEDPLKPNQCLTQLLTANSTTPATRDSGPFSSSADPAGLFEPTGFQRQNSSPADFLGNNSGAASDAYFSNFGIPANYDYLSPNIDASPSSKRARELDTQYPPTKFQSQLKGEQRGQISSGVSNLIDVDMEKLLEDSVPCRVRAKRGCATHPRSIAERVRRTRISDRIRKLQELVPNMDKITKMESFSLAPMENFSCKSPDFKGHMRVGTTLIWLLSLLNSVEYGTEQGPVVVVIV
- the LOC18593029 gene encoding transcription factor bHLH80 isoform X1, with the translated sequence MKPTPGGSGSSSGGGGGGGELSRGGLARFRSAPATWLEALLEEEEEDPLKPNQCLTQLLTANSTTPATRDSGPFSSSADPAGLFEPTGFQRQNSSPADFLGNNSGAASDAYFSNFGIPANYDYLSPNIDASPSSKRARELDTQYPPTKFQSQLKGEQRGQISSGVSNLIDVDMEKLLEDSVPCRVRAKRGCATHPRSIAERVRRTRISDRIRKLQELVPNMDKQTNTADMLDEAVEYVKYLQKQIEITKMESFSLAPMENFSCKSPDFKGHMRVGTTLIWLLSLLNSVEYGTEQGPVVVVIV
- the LOC18593029 gene encoding transcription factor bHLH80 isoform X4, which produces MKPTPGGSGSSSGGGGGGGELSRGGLARFRSAPATWLEALLEEEEEDPLKPNQCLTQLLTANSTTPATRDSGPFSSSADPAGLFEPTGFQRQNSSPADFLGNNSGAASDAYFSNFGIPANYDYLSPNIDASPSSKRARELDTQYPPTKFQSQLKGEQRGQISSGVSNLIDVDMEKLLEDSVPCRVRAKRGCATHPRSIAERVRRTRISDRIRKLQELVPNMDKQTNTADMLDEAVEYVKYLQKQIEKNMV